The sequence below is a genomic window from Polyangiaceae bacterium.
GCAGGGTTGACTTCATCTTCGCGGGTTTCGGTTTCGGCTGGCCGGCGTTCGGGCCGATGGCATCGAGGGAGAACAAGACCGACGTCTCGTTTCGTTCGCCGGTCTTCGACTCGTCTCCCGCGTCGTCCCTCGGCTTCGAGGTGTCTCCTCCAAGGAGATCGTCGACGCCGTCGACTTCCACGCTGACCGGCATCCCAGACTCCGGAGCCAACGCGTCCGGACCTACAGCATCCGAAGCCCCAGAGTCCGCCGCGACGCTGACCGGGTCCTGCTCTGCCACAGGTGCGGAGGCTGTCACCCGTGGGGCCCCCGGACTGGCAGGGGAGGGGACTGGTGAGGCGACGGGGCTCGGCACGGGTGAGACGCTGGGCGCGGGCGTGGGAGACGCGGAGGGGCCCGGGACCGGTGCCGTGGGGATCTTGGGTTCAACGGGCGGTGGTGCGTAGGGCGTGCCAACGGCTGGCGCCGGAGGTGGTACGGTCTTCAGCCCTTCCTTGAGACGTGCTTCCGCGCGGATTTGTTCGAGCAGCGGAGACTCGCCCTGAATCGTCAGGTCTTCATCATCGTCCTGCTGCTTCGCAGCAATCAGATCTCGAGTCTCCTCGAGCAACTGCCGGCTTTGTGGGGCGGCCATGGCCACCGTGACGTCGTCGAAAGCGAGGTCCATTCCTGGAGCCGCCATGGGCTTCCAGTCGCCGGGCTCCTTCCATACCCCTTGAGTCTCACCAGGCTTCGGCGTCGGGGCCACCACCGGCTTCTTGTCCATCGGGGATGGGCCCACTCGCGTGGCATCATCGAACGCCATGGGGTTTTCCCCCTTGGGGCGCTGCCCGGCTTTCCGCAAAGCCGCTGCGATGCCTGGGACCTCGAAGGGGGTGAGCCAGTCGTCCATCCCTTCCTTCCAGATGAACGTCTCCTCGTCGATGTTTCCCTGCGCAAACGCCTGAACGACCTCGTCGGTGTTCATTTCGTAGTGGTCTTCGTCGGTCACCGCCACGGTCCACTCGCGCTCCCCCTCAGCCGCGCTCGAGGCGGTGGGTCCCGCGTCCCGCGGGGCGGGTGCGGCGCCGAATGCGGGACTCAGGCCTCCCATCAAGGTTTGCTTGACGGCCGCCTTGGAGGCGATGGGGGTTGCGGGGCGCGGAGCGGTGACGCCGCCCAGCATGGTGCGTTGGGCCGGCTTCGGTCCGAGTCCAGTCAGGGGCTTCGGCGCCGCTGGGCTTGGTCCGCTGGGGGCGCTCAGGCCGCCGAGCATCGTCGACTTCGCCGTCGGCGGCTTGCTGACCGCGGTGGCGATGGCCGTGGGTGGCGTTTCCGGGCGAATCGGTTTCGCACTTGCTGCCGGCTTGGGCGCGTCCGCGGGCTTGACCGACTCGGCCTTGGGTTTGGCGGCGGCCGCCTGTGGCTTCGCGGGCTCGATCTTGGCAGCAGGCTTCGCGGCTGCTTTCGCTGGCGAGGGTTTCTCTGCGGATTTGTCTCCAGCTAAAGCCCGTCCGTCGACCACGATCGGAGCACCGCACCGCTTGCAGGTGATACGGACCTTGCGGCCTTTGACCTTGGAGTCGGGCACCGCGTACTTGGCAGAGCACTTTTCGCAGGCAACGTTCATCGTTCGCTGGGGAGTTTGGGCAGGGGAGCGGTGGGTGGGATTGAGGAGTTCTCGAGAGGCCTTGGAGTTCGCCTTGCGCGAGGAGGCTCGGGGTAGCTGGACCCGGGACCCCTAAACGACACTGTACAGGTGCTTGCCGCTTTTGGTCGCGTAATCCGCAGTGCTTTCTGTGGAGGAAAGCTGGGTTTCGGCCGCAAAGTCAGGGCGGCTGCAAGTCGAGCGCGAGGCGGACGGCCGCCTGGTATTGGCGCGAGCTCATGGGGAGGCGCGGCGCTGTGCGTCGGTAGGCGGACGAGGAGACGGAATCCAGCGCAATACTCTGAATCTACTACACTCCCGCCTACTACCGCCCGGGGATTGCCGCCAATGCGCCCGATGCAGGGACGGGGGGTTGCGCCAGCCTGCGCCATACACCGACACTGCGAGTCCTACCTCGGCCTTGGGGTCCGCAGTCGGCGGTCCTTGTTTGCCTGGGCGGCGTCGCTTGCCAGCGTGGCGTTTGCCTCTCACTCCAGGTCCGCGACAGCACGCAGTTCGAGCTGTCGCTGTGGAGCGCCTAAAGGCGCTTGGGCGCACGACCCGGAGTGTCCTCGCGAGCGCTTGGGGGGCGCGCAATGTGAGGGCACGGACCGTGCACAGCTCCCTGGCGATTTCCGTTGCCGGAAGTTTCGCTCACGGCGCCTTGCTGCGCTTCGCATTCGAAACCGGATCCACTACTCACAGCCACCCCGCTCGGCGGCGACTGCGACAGAGCCGCCGAAAAACTGCGCAAACGCTGCGGAGGTAGGCGAGCCGTGATTGAAACAATTCGCACCCCCCAAGAACCCCGCCTTGACTAGAGTGCCCCTGCTCCAATGACAGACTCGACCGATCGAGACTCCGATCCCCCTAGCGAAGACCGCGATTCAGACGCCGGGGAAAGTGTTGCTTCAGCAAGCTCCGGCCTCGCGTCAGGGGAACGCGCCTCCGAACCCGACGCGGACACGGGTGGAGCCGCTCCTGTCCGCCGCAAGAAGCGCCGGAAGAAGCGGCGCAAGGCCGACGTCGACGTGCCCGACACTGGCGAAGCGGACGACGCCCAGGAGACTGAGGATACTCCCGAAGAGACCCAGTCTAGCGAGCACGTGGAGGCAGCAACGGAGGGCAAGCCGGCCAAGGCGTCCGGGCCGGGCTGGTTCGCCGAGCACTACCTCAAAGCCGATCCTCGCTGGCTGGGTGTGTTCCGCATCGTGCTGGGTGTGATCCTCAGCGTCGACCTACTGCGGCGTTGGGCG
It includes:
- a CDS encoding zinc-ribbon domain-containing protein encodes the protein MNVACEKCSAKYAVPDSKVKGRKVRITCKRCGAPIVVDGRALAGDKSAEKPSPAKAAAKPAAKIEPAKPQAAAAKPKAESVKPADAPKPAASAKPIRPETPPTAIATAVSKPPTAKSTMLGGLSAPSGPSPAAPKPLTGLGPKPAQRTMLGGVTAPRPATPIASKAAVKQTLMGGLSPAFGAAPAPRDAGPTASSAAEGEREWTVAVTDEDHYEMNTDEVVQAFAQGNIDEETFIWKEGMDDWLTPFEVPGIAAALRKAGQRPKGENPMAFDDATRVGPSPMDKKPVVAPTPKPGETQGVWKEPGDWKPMAAPGMDLAFDDVTVAMAAPQSRQLLEETRDLIAAKQQDDDEDLTIQGESPLLEQIRAEARLKEGLKTVPPPAPAVGTPYAPPPVEPKIPTAPVPGPSASPTPAPSVSPVPSPVASPVPSPASPGAPRVTASAPVAEQDPVSVAADSGASDAVGPDALAPESGMPVSVEVDGVDDLLGGDTSKPRDDAGDESKTGERNETSVLFSLDAIGPNAGQPKPKPAKMKSTLLGMAPPPPPRPAHLSNPGIEAGDAGLSEDVAVGISASSPDLGSSSSPDLGAAPGLGSSPDLSGGLSSPDLSASPGLSSGPELTAPLDGPDPMLSPPVSAGPVSDFSPPKKSGGGLWVALLLLLLLLGGGAAYAYTQGLGPFAKPVSTSAPANTGSLAPAGQPTNEPTPTAEPADTAPPSDSASDSASAAPTDSPPPAAGTAQKLQTKPDEKTDEKANEKTEEKPDEKTDEKANEKTEEKPDEKAEEKPDTAGAPFDEVAARNALASAAGSASSCKKADGPTGQGRAIVTFAPSGRVTSAVITGAFAGTTVGGCIARVFRGATVPAFSGGPKTVSKTFSVE